The Penaeus monodon isolate SGIC_2016 chromosome 13, NSTDA_Pmon_1, whole genome shotgun sequence genome contains a region encoding:
- the LOC119579878 gene encoding solute carrier family 49 member 4 homolog — translation MPDTAMDLMPVVLWNTWGPISESVGAAFPGWGSSTVAMTANWGMIMFVVFVGPMCWATQRCGLRSGVVSSAVLMAVGTALRCLTRSMPWFTILAQLCAILLGIASTLILAAPPLLAADWFPPGERTTAVAVMMGCSQLGSVGSYLEPFIVRVPGPGVTIEDLQNDIMRLLYIHAGFSGVLLLAVVVYFPSKPKIPPSVTSSCERLNFIPGVLACVRNKSLLLILASYAVSVGPALAWVSVLNYSLLPLGIHQDEAMWVGVAAVVSSSVSPVFAGRFNDRFPRQVRTTLICLMLLAAFSFYWFLLLSYGVLPVTKWQVYVSVSVGMASGMASIPLYYELGVDLSYPVPEILVSGLITASDNISSSLFLLIFLIPNVGYEWITYTLVLSCSLPVLLMLIVKVEHNRSDIDRSE, via the exons ATGCCTGATACTGCTATGGACTTGATGCCG GTGGTGCTTTGGAACACGTGGGGCCCCATCAGCGAGAGCGTGGGGGCGGCTTTCCCTGGCTGGGGGTCGTCCACCGTGGCCATGACAGCCAACTGGGGCATGATTATGTTCGTCGTCTTCGTGGGCCCCATGTGCTGGGCCACGCAGCGCTGTGGTCTGCGCAGCGGGGTGGTCAGCAGCGCCGTGCTCATGGCCGTCGGGACTGCGCTTCGATGCCTCACCAGGTCCATGCCCTGGTTCACCAT CCTGGCGCAGCTGTGTGCCATCCTGCTGGGCATCGCGAGCACGCTGATCCTGGCCGCGCCGCCCCTTCTCGCCGCTGACTGGTTCCCGCCGGGGGAGCGCACCACCGCCGTCG CGGTGATGATGGGCTGCAGTCAGCTGGGCTCCGTCGGCAGTTACCTGGAGCCGTTCATCGTGCGGGTCCCGGGGCCAGGAGTTACCATTGAGGACCTCCAGAATGACATCATGAGACTTCTTTACATAC ACGCGGGCTTCTCGGGCGTGTTGCTGCTGGCCGTGGTTGTTTACTTTCCGTCCAAGCCCAAGATTCCTCCATCGGTGACTTCGTCCTGCGAGAGGCTCAACTTCATCCCCGGCGTTCTGGCTTGCGTTAG GAATAAAAGTCTACTCTTGATCTTGGCCTCGTATGCTGTGTCCGTGGGCCCGGCGCTGGCCTGGGTCTCGGTCCTCAACTACTCCCTGCTGCCGTTGGGCATCCACCAG GACGAGGCCATGTGGGTGGGCGTGGCGGCCGTCGTGAGCTCCAGCGTGAGCCCCGTCTTCGCCGGCCGCTTCAACGACCGCTTCCCCCGCCAGGTGAGGACGACCCTCATCTGCCTCATGTTGCTCGCGGCGTTCTCCTTCTACTGGTTCCTCCTCCTGTCCTATGGCGTCCTGCCCGTCACAAAAT GGCAAGTGTACGTATCCGTGTCTGTGGGGATGGCTTCCGGAATGGCGTCAATCCCGCTGTACTACGAGCTGGGTGTGGATCTCTCGTACCCTGTGCCCGAGATCCTGGTGTCTGGTCTGATCACAGCGTCGGATAATATTTCCAGTtcactcttccttctcattttcttgatTCCCAATGTCG GTTACGAGTGGATAACATACACGCTTGTGCTCTCGTGTTCGCTACCTGTCCTCCTGATGCTGATAGTCAAGGTCGAACACAACAGATCGGATATTGACCGTTCAGAGTGA